Proteins from a single region of Chlorocebus sabaeus isolate Y175 chromosome 7, mChlSab1.0.hap1, whole genome shotgun sequence:
- the LOC103235948 gene encoding cystatin-B-like gives MMGRAPSAVQPATAKTQDIADQVRSQVEEKENKKFPVFKTVSFKSQAVAATNYFIKVHVGDEDFVYLRVFKSLPHENKPLTLSNYQTNKAKHDELSYF, from the coding sequence ATGATGGGCCGGGCGCCCTCCGCTGTGCAGCCGGCCACCGCCAAGACCCAGGACATCGCCGACCAGGTGAGGTCCCAggttgaagagaaagaaaacaagaagttcCCTGTATTTAAGACCGTGTCATTCAAGAGCCAAGCGGTGGCGGCAACAAACTACTTCATCAAGGTGCACGTTGGCGACGAAGACTTCGTATACCTGCGAGTGTTCAAATCTCTCCCTCACGAAAACAAGCCCTTGACCTTGTCTAACTACCAGACCAACAAAGCCAAGCACGACGAGCTGAGCTATTTCTGA